One Myotis daubentonii chromosome 12, mMyoDau2.1, whole genome shotgun sequence genomic region harbors:
- the LOC132213097 gene encoding ral guanine nucleotide dissociation stimulator-like, protein MGGQSGRKDQESDSAAHLPLPRATASVMGTRLDQVQYLGQPLLSPWFLLKQALVLHSRPAPHPVGFVRSLWVELAHLEPTEAQGEEPPPELKRTPEPEEGPAPGLEPGPAVGVLEPSGPPALIRIPTAEPAPPPTTDYPRAGTPKHLIREEKVNTLTFPPRLVAEQLTAMDAELFKKVLPHQCRGSVWSQRAKPGKEHVASTVSATVRQFNRVATCVITTCLGDPSMMARDRANVVEHWMKVAKECRILRNFSSLHAILAALQSMAVHRLKKTWGKVSRCVGLSHQRRHGEVSPKCLPLSPHLLGGSQPWGHGLGWWAG, encoded by the exons atgggagggcagagtggaaggaaagaccaAGAATctgactctgctgcccacctgcctctccccagggccaccGCTTCTGTGATGGGAACCCGGCTGGACCAGGTACAATATTTGGGCCAGCCCCTCCTTTCCCCCTGGTTCCTCCTGAAGCAGGCCTTGGTGCTGCACAGCCGCCCTGCCCCACACCCGGTGGGCTTCGTCAGAAGTCTTTGGGTGGAGCTGGCGCATCTAGAGCCCACTGAGGCCCAGGGGGAAG AACCACCTCCAGAGCTCAAGCGCACTCCAGAGCCGGAGgaagggcctgctcctgggctaGAGCCTGGTCCAGCTGTGGGGGTGCTGGAGCCATCTGGACCACCAGCTCTGATCCGAATCCCAACAGCagagccagctccacccccaacaACTGACTACCCCCGGGCTGGGACCCCTAAGCACCTTATAAGGGAGGAGAAGGTTAACACCCTGACCTTCCCTCCAAGACTGGTGGCCGAGCAACTGACAGCAATGGATGCG GAGCTGTTCAAGAAGGTGCTGCCCCACCAGTGCCGGGGCTCCGTCTGGTCCCAGCGGGCCAAGCCTGGCAAGGAGCATGTGGCCTCCACTGTCAGTGCCACCGTCAGGCAGTTCAATCGTGTGGCCACCTGTGTGATCACCACCTGCCTTGGGGACCCAAGCATGATGGCCCGGGACAGGGCCAACGTGGTGGAGCACTGGATGAAGGTGGCCAAG gagtGCAGAATCCTAAGAAACTTCTCCTCCCTGCACGCCATCCTGGCTGCTCTGCAGAGCATGGCTGTCCATCGATTGAAGAAAACATGGGGGAAAGTTTCCAGGTGCGTAGGCCTCTCCCATCAGAGGAGGCATGGGGAGGTGTCACCCAAATGTCTCCCACTGTCCCCTCACCTcctgggaggcagccaacccTGGGGACATGGACTGGGCTGGTGGGCGGGGTGA
- the LOC132213098 gene encoding ral guanine nucleotide dissociation stimulator-like — protein sequence MFHVPGSKLRLPKKCVPFLGEYLKDLKVMDSRMEDDLEVQRVLEEIVVLQEAAQKYKIEPEEQFQAWFWALKRLSKMRGEAGQELGKGRAGLFLLVSPENLCPWFPDTPSPQTLLCSNSWGS from the exons ATGTTCCATGTCCCTGGATCCAAGCTCAGGCTGCCCAAGAAG TGTGTTCCCTTCCTGGGAGAATACCTCAAAGATCTGAAGGTGATGGACAGCAGAATGGAGGATGATCTGGAG GTACAGAGAGTTTTGGAGGAGATAGTGGTGCTGCAGGAGGCTGCCCAGAAATACAAAATAGAGCCTGAGGAGCAATTCCAGGCCTGGTTCTGGGCCCTGAAGCGGCTCAGTAAAATgagaggtgaggctgggcaggagttgggcaagggcagagctggACTCTTTCTGCTGGTCAGTCCAGAGAACCTGTGTCCATGGTTCCCtgataccccctccccccagacctTGCTGTGTAGCAATTCCTGGGGCTCCTGA